The following coding sequences lie in one Niabella agricola genomic window:
- a CDS encoding alkaline phosphatase family protein, translating to MKRQLIIGNYCLAMGIAVALAAGCKKYPNVAPVFEKQELNADSVKRKVLVISIDGLPGSELKAATGLTNIAALLKTAKFSYAEARLPRPATDGSSWASLLTGVTPVTHGITDSSFEYKNTDPASSGGRVPYAMDIFRILNINKPSYTSALVTPWANLARYAERTATYSYGVLNDAVVKDSAVRLLNRDTSLSLMVVNFNEVALAGKAAGNYSLTNPAYKTALEKADGYIGNILQAMNARPGKSKEQWLVIVTSNPGAVANPLPGFLICAYPSFSGQEVKKVGYSTVLFNDDTSTYAYVPNPELYDPKLPDEFTVQVRTYNLDGRTYPGIISKSSPKIGNIQNSIKGWMWLNVSNGAVQYEANFGSGSQKAPQTAVSGSESVNQWHTYTMQVRYTSSTNRRVTMFVDGNNRGGAFDLSLIDFSNPAEPFKLGFRKVDASIPMQFYAADLVYFNTALPDSIIKNYVNLVDYSRHPYYKNLTGWWPLDEASGNVAYNYAPTGSDMVLNGSFRWVKLDPNVPPGRTPAPPDATVSINAAVTDIAAHLKYWMNLKTMTVGISNSWLSNFSAEIK from the coding sequence ATGAAACGACAATTGATTATAGGGAACTATTGCCTGGCAATGGGGATCGCTGTTGCACTGGCGGCCGGCTGTAAGAAATACCCCAATGTAGCTCCTGTTTTTGAAAAACAGGAGTTGAATGCCGACAGCGTTAAACGCAAGGTACTGGTCATTAGTATTGATGGTTTGCCGGGTAGTGAGTTAAAAGCAGCAACCGGGCTTACGAATATTGCGGCGCTTCTCAAAACGGCCAAGTTTAGTTATGCCGAGGCCAGACTTCCCAGACCCGCTACGGACGGCTCCAGCTGGGCTTCGCTGTTAACTGGCGTAACACCGGTTACCCATGGTATTACTGATAGCAGTTTTGAGTATAAGAATACAGACCCCGCGTCCAGCGGCGGCAGGGTGCCCTATGCCATGGATATTTTCAGAATCTTAAACATCAACAAACCCAGTTATACTTCGGCCCTGGTTACCCCCTGGGCTAACCTGGCCCGGTATGCCGAACGAACGGCCACTTACAGCTATGGCGTACTAAATGATGCCGTGGTAAAGGACTCGGCAGTCCGTTTGTTGAACCGCGATACAAGTCTTTCGCTGATGGTGGTCAATTTTAATGAGGTGGCACTAGCGGGCAAGGCCGCCGGCAATTATTCGCTCACCAACCCCGCATATAAAACCGCCCTTGAAAAAGCCGACGGGTATATTGGTAATATTTTGCAAGCCATGAATGCCCGGCCTGGCAAAAGCAAGGAACAATGGCTGGTGATCGTTACTTCCAACCCGGGGGCCGTTGCCAACCCCTTGCCCGGTTTTTTAATTTGTGCGTATCCCTCTTTTAGCGGGCAGGAAGTGAAAAAAGTAGGCTATTCTACGGTATTGTTTAATGACGATACCAGTACCTATGCCTATGTACCCAACCCCGAACTCTACGACCCCAAGTTACCGGACGAGTTTACGGTGCAGGTACGCACGTACAACCTGGATGGAAGGACCTATCCTGGGATTATATCCAAGTCGTCGCCTAAAATCGGAAATATTCAAAACAGTATTAAGGGATGGATGTGGCTAAATGTAAGCAATGGGGCCGTACAATATGAGGCCAATTTTGGCAGTGGCAGTCAAAAAGCTCCCCAAACTGCGGTGAGTGGCAGCGAATCAGTGAATCAATGGCATACTTATACCATGCAGGTTCGGTATACCAGCAGCACCAACAGAAGGGTTACTATGTTTGTAGACGGCAATAACAGGGGAGGTGCTTTTGATCTCAGCCTGATTGATTTCAGCAACCCGGCTGAACCCTTTAAACTGGGATTCAGAAAAGTAGATGCATCGATCCCCATGCAGTTTTATGCGGCGGACCTGGTTTATTTTAATACGGCCCTGCCGGACAGCATTATTAAGAATTATGTAAACCTGGTTGATTATAGCCGGCATCCTTATTATAAGAACCTGACTGGCTGGTGGCCGCTGGATGAAGCCAGTGGTAATGTGGCATACAATTATGCGCCTACCGGATCCGATATGGTCTTGAACGGGTCGTTCCGCTGGGTGAAACTGGATCCCAATGTGCCTCCGGGCAGAACGCCGGCCCCGCCGGATGCCACTGTTTCCATCAATGCTGCAGTAACGGATATCGCTGCGCACCTGAAATATTGGATGAACTTAAAGACGATGACCGTTGGGATTTCGAACTCATGGCTTAGCAACTTCTCGGCCGAAATTAAATAA